One window of the Falco biarmicus isolate bFalBia1 chromosome 2, bFalBia1.pri, whole genome shotgun sequence genome contains the following:
- the CHST7 gene encoding carbohydrate sulfotransferase 7, with translation MKGRRRWRWRGFAAVLVLYTLLLLLLVPYALDYGARRGRADEEPLLRRCPSLEEALSEWGWEQRQPPLDEEEEDEEGGGGTAGNGSAAAAAGKRHIYLHATWRTGSSFLGELFNQHPDVFYLYEPMWHLWQALYPGDALSLQGALRDMLRALFRCDFSVLRLYAAPPGPRDPLAPAPPAAANLTTAGIFGWRTNKVICSPPLCPAAPRPRREVGLVDGAACEETCPPRALRELEAECRKYPVVVIKDVRLLELGALLPLLREPGLNLRVVQLFRDPRAVHNSRLKARQALLRESIQVLRSRHRAEPRGPPRQQQQQLLLPPGLLGGRAPQPQHRAEFFLGGALEVICQAWLRDLLLARRAPAWLRRRYTQLRYEDLVREPRAQLRRLLRFAGLPVPPALEAFVLNMTRGAAYSSDRPFLISARDAREAIHAWRERLSRQQVRQVEAACGEAMSLLAYPLSGGDAR, from the coding sequence ATGAAGGGCCGCCGGCGGTGGCGGTGGCGGGGCTTCGCCGCCGTGCTGGTGCTGTacacgctgctgctgctcctgctggtgcCCTACGCGCTGGACTACGGGGCCAGGCGGGGGCGGGCGGACGAGGAGCCGCTGCTGCggcgctgccccagcctggaGGAGGCGCTGAGCgagtggggctgggagcaacgGCAGCCGCCGCTGGACGAAGAGGAGGAGGACgaggagggcggcggcggcacgGCGGGTAacggcagcgcggcggcggcggcggggaagCGGCACATCTACCTGCACGCCACCTGGCGCACGGGCTCCTCCTTCCTGGGGGAGCTCTTCAACCAGCACCCCGACGTCTTCTACCTCTACGAGCCCATGTGGCACCTGTGGCAGGCCCTCTACCCGGGGGACGCGCTGAGCCTGCAGGGCGCCCTGCGCGACATGCTGCGCGCCCTCTTCCGATGCGACTTCTCCGTCCTGCGCCTCTacgccgccccgcccggcccccgcgaCCCGCTGGCCCctgccccgcccgccgccgccaaCCTCACCACGGCCGGCATCTTCGGCTGGCGGACCAACAAGGTGATCTGCTCGCCGCCGctctgccccgccgccccgcggccccgtCGGGAGGTCGGCCTCGTCGACGGCGCCGCCTGCGAGGAGACGTGCCCGCCGCGGGCGCTGCGGGAGCTGGAGGCCGAGTGCCGCAAGTACCCGGTGGTGGTCATAAAGGACGTgcggctgctggagctgggcgccctgctgccgctgctgcggGAGCCCGGCCTCAACCTGCGGGTGGTGCAGCTCTTCCGCGACCCCCGCGCCGTCCACAACTCCCGCCTGAAGGCCAGGCAGGCGCTGCTGCGGGAGAGCATCCAGGTGCTGCGCAGCCGCCACCGCGCCGAGCCGCGGGGGCCGccccgccagcagcagcagcagctactgcTGCCGCCCGGGCTGCTGGGCGGGCGGGCGCCGCAGCCGCAGCACCGTGCCGAGTTCTTCCTCGGCGGCGCGCTGGAGGTGATCTGCCAGGCCTGGCTGCGCGACCTGCTGCtggcccgccgcgccccggcctGGCTCCGCCGCCGCTACACGCAGCTGCGCTACGAGGACCTGGTGCGGGAGCCCCGCGCCCAGCTGCGCCGCCTGCTACGCTTCGCCGGGCTGCCGGTGCCGCCCGCCCTGGAGGCCTTCGTGCTCAACATGACCCGCGGCGCCGCCTACTCCTCCGACCGGCCCTTCCTCATCTCCGCCCGCGACGCGCGGGAGGCCATCCACGCCTGGCGGGAGCGCCTCAGCCGCCAGCAGGTGCGGCAGGTGGAGGCCGCCTGCGGCGAGGCCATGAGCCTCCTCGCCTACCCCCTCAGCGGCGGCGACGCCCGGTAG